The sequence GAAACTTCATAATCAGTAAGCATATGGGACCATTTCAGTGGAAAAATGTGATTGAAGATGTTACCATTGATTCAACATCAAAACCCCCCATTATCTATCCATTTGGTACTGCCACTAGATCACAAAGACACAAACCTTCAAATGTGGGCTCATACATAGGTCCCATTGGAGGCATAGTAGGTCCATCACGCTGCACCGAGACCATTCTGATCTAACTCAGACCCTGGAAGTGACCTATCTTCAGAGTAAAACTGTGGCCCGGGACCTGAAGGAGTAGCATTAGGTATCTCCTTCAGCCTTTCCTACTCACCAAATTAGAATCATAAAATTGTgattatgataccaagtccaggtTACGCATGCTTTTAAGCGATTCGAGTGGAACCTGAGTTTTGCAAGAGGAGCCAAGTAGGGCGTTGGTGAGAGCTCCGAGAGGgttggaagaggaagaagaagagccgGGAACCGCGCAGGCGGCTCCGCCGTTGACAAGGTCTCTCATCGCCATgtgttagttagttagttagttattGTTTCTTTGTTCTCTGATTTACTATCTGGTTTTTGATATTTATTGTATTATCCCCACCGCACACATTTTTAGGCTCACCaacacttttattttaattatgtgtacaagacaaagaaaaatacattctatttgttttctgttttgaaaactgaaaattttgtgagtAATGAAAACTGTAAAAtggaacttttatttttaatatttttacttttatttttaaatgaaaaaggtATATTATTGAATTTATCCTTGCTGTTTTCTAGAATTTACAATCTATTACTAAACTATTTAccagctgttttttttttctttttttttcttttttttttcttttcacctCAAATCATTTCTTCaattttcatcttcttcatcttataATATTTCTGAAAATATGACTGATcaaaaaaaggagaagaaaaatAATCCATTTTCATTAGGCCCCcattaaatcattttttaaaataaaatatatgagattGACCCAACGAACTTCGTTATGACAATCGGAACAAAAAGTCAATTATTGAAAAATGTCAATGACCCGACCCGATTGAAAATACCCGCACCGACAGGTTCACGATAAAGACCCAAGTGGCTCTGCGGGCACAAGCTTCTATGAGGATTTTCAGTGAACCAGATAGCCTGACACGAGTAAGCTGACGTTATCCTTCGCTTGTATTATATATGCATCGTCGTTATAGAATCACTGATCCGTAGCAGAAAGTCGAAAGCTTTGgacctctttctctctctctctctggtaaattttttacttcttcttcttctcccttcGCTTGTTTAAGTGAGTTTTCAAGTAAAGATCGTTTGGATTTTGCTCTTGTATAGTGAAATCTAGTTATATTCCTGCCATATATGTTAACTTGGAGGCGCTTTGTCCTTCCGACAAAAACATAAACAGTTCATGTTATAAGATCCAAACGGGTTTGACTTTTTAGATTTCATTGTTTACTTTCCTAAGTGAAGTTATCTACATCTCTTCTACGTTTAGTATCTAGTTCATGAAAATAATCTTAAAAGATTGTTGTTACATAGCTTCTGGCTCACCTCGTAAACAATCCGCAAAGCATGTGTTATTAAACCTAGATTAGACTTACGAGTCAAGCAAACTGTCATCAATTCATGAACTGCAATTAATTCTAAAAGTCTCAGTTGTTAGGAGTCTTCAGAGCATCGTACTTCTTTAATTGTTTGCAGTTGGAGTCTTGATGTTTGCAATTAGAATCTTTCTAATTGCAAATACCACTTATGTGCAAAAAGTTTCGCATACTTTGTTTATAAACCGTTTATTCTGATTATTGAACGCTTCTCTTGAACTTGTATGATTTTTTGTGGTTAATTATTGTCATATGTTTTCTAGTAACAAAATGATACCTTTGAATCATTTGAATTGTTCAGGTTGAAAAAGGAATATCCCTTGTCTAGGCTTTATTTGTTCTGTTATTGTCTCATTCTTCTTTCAGTTACTAACTCTATCCCTTTGTTTTTCCAAATGCAAAACAGACACAATCTCCCATATGGCTGCATTTCCAACAGCAGAAGCGTGTGACAGTAACGCAGAACTAATAGCAAACGGAGACCTACGCGCTCTCCACCCAATCTTCAACATCTATGGCCAAAGAAGATGCTTCTCAGGACCAATCGTGACACTCAAGGTATTTGAAGACAATGTCCTTGTCAGAAACCAACTAGAGACCAAAGGAGAAGGTAGAGTCTTAGTTATAGACGGTGGTGGAAGCAAGAGATGCGCGCTTGTTGGAGGAAACCTCGGACAGTTAGCTCAGAACAACGGCTGGGCAGGGATTGTGGTGAATGGATGCGTTAGAGATGTGGATGAGATCAATGACTGCGATGTCGGGGTTAGGGCATTGGGTTCTAACCCACTGAAGTCTACTAAGAAAGGTCATGGTGAGAAGAATGTGCCGGTTTATATTGGAGGAACTTTGATTAGAGATGGAGAGTGGCTTTATGCTGATAGTGATGGTATCTTGATCTCCAAGACCGAACTCTCCGTTTGATTCAGAATGTTTTCTTGATAGTGCTACGAGAAAGAGAGTACTACTACTGCGGTTTCTTGGAACAAGCTGGTTTATTTCGAATTTTTAATAATCGGTTTTATATTCTTAAATTTAAATCGTGTAATGCGCTTTGTGAACTTTGTAATactaaagaattttttttaataatttgttatATTCGAAACGACCTGAAACACTTGCTAAACTGTAAATATCATTTAACTAAATGAAAAGTTTGTCCTAAACAAGCTAAGACTTTTACACACTTATTTCTTGGcaaaaattagataaaaaacaagaaagtcagtaactatggaatcagaagaagaactcATCTAATCCAAAGGCACATGAGGCCTCGAAAGTTCCTCTTGTGCTGTCTCGCAGTGATGGCATTCCTGATGTCTCTGTCCATGAGCTTAAACACTTGTAGAGGAGAGAGATGAACGTTGTTGTGTAGTACGTTGTTACGTTGTCTCCATTTATTTGAAACACTTCATTTATTTTGATACTTCTCTGTTCTTTTTGTGTATTTCTTTAATTTTGAAAAGACGTGAAttcgacccaaaaaaaaaaagaaaagacgtGAATCATGTCGTGGAAATGATAAAGGAAAAGTTTGTACAGAGGATCACTGGTTCGACAGTTTTTTTCTGATGTCTTGAAAATGATAAAACATGCTTTTAGACTAACATTTATCTCGAAACGAAATGATAATGGGAACATATGactatattcataaaaattatttagtaaaaattAAGAGCTACACTCGTACAGAGCAAAAAATGTTGCTTTAGAAAATTATGAATCTACAgacaaaataatgaaaataaatttagttaGGCTGTGAGGAAAAAGAAACGAAAAGATAAAGCTTACTGGTTCAGATTAACTGCATGAATCATTGTACTGGTTTTTGCTTATGAATTAGACAAACAGGTATGAATGAGACCGTACCATTTGAATTTTAATCTTAAATTTGtagaaattttgatattttgaaatttcaatAGAAAATGGGATCTGAATGAATACCAACGACATTGTTGGAACTAAAAATACTTTCCATTACCCAACCAAAAGAAGATCAGATTTATTTGTCACGTTAACTTCGGTTCACTCGTTTTTTTATCGACCAACACAAGTTGTACGAAATATTGGATGATAAAAACAACATATCAAACGGGTGTTTCCCAAGGCCACGAACCATGTAAATAGTAGTTATCTCAATTTAAGAATCccctatatatttatatattaatagagaaatatttaaaaaattataatttaaaatttgtaataatTACAAAAGAATTTTGCTGAGTTATCACTTAATTAAAATGTCAAATTTATCTTATGTGTCAGTTTtataatcaattgaaaaaagTTGGTCCAAAATTGAGTATGGATTCGCTAGGGACATTATATATAAACTCTACTTATAAAAACCGTTTATAATAATGCGAGCATAAAAAGATTGTATATTCGATGTGGTTTATGTTATTGTTATCTAAACTATACTTAGAAGAACCGTACGTAATAACACGTCTGTTTTTCCATTTGTTTAGATTTCTGAAGATTACAAGAAAAGAATTTCAAAGTAGAATTTTTATGTAAGAAACAATCATATGTTAAAAACTATATAGGATTGTATATGATCGCATTGTGAGAAGTTGTTTGTTTATGTAACACAGACGTTGTGACAATATTGTTTATTGCATATGTTTAGACTTAATTCTCTACTAAAGTTGCAACAAAACCCATCAGAAGTCATAATATATAGGTGATAAActtctatatattttgtttttgaaaacagAAGAATATGGCCCAGTTTGTGTATTGTTGATGTTGGTTTGATGtggaaattattttttaaataaaccgAACGAAAGCGAAATAAAAATGTGATCGGTATAAGATAAATTAATGAACAATATCGAGTTGGAAGATTGCTCTACTCTTGCGTTTGTTctgtttttcttattaaaagaaACAATTAAAGATTATTAACTTAAAATTCTTATgattaaatatcaaatataattGCCTTAATACACAATTCGGTAATATGTAATTAAATAAAATCCctatttaaaatgcaaaaactttgttaccaaaacaaaaattgatAACAATTATTTGAGAATTAAGGAAACTTAGATAAGTGTAATTCATACTAGTTAATAGGGATATAAACGATCTTAAcctaatatcaaaatatttataaactatttgtATTACTATTACGATTTAGTATATTGTTAATCTTTTTTCTTTCATATTATGAATCTAtaataactaatttatttaaaaattatatttaatagataactatgatataaaaatattatatttaaaaattagagtagtatttaataaatttgatttttaatcatataaaattaattgacaaaatgtTATAAACGATAAATATAGTTTTAAGTTTATTtggtataaatttgaataaaccaaaaactgacagtatataaaccgaaccaagatatatgattttaatatggtatctaatttttataaaccaaaatatcgaAAAATCAAGCCGAGACCAGACCAAaatttaataaaccaaaaatcggTAGTATataaactgaaccaaaccaaaacatatatgattttaatatggtatctaatttttataaatcaaaatataaaaaaaaactaagcagAGATGAGACCATAATCCAGATTGAACAAccttattttgaatatatgaatTTTATACATGTTTCACTCCACAAAGCGTGGATCTCATCCTGCTATAGTATATTCAAGGCTAaggcaaaaaaaatatttatattgtgaATTTATG comes from Brassica rapa cultivar Chiifu-401-42 chromosome A02, CAAS_Brap_v3.01, whole genome shotgun sequence and encodes:
- the LOC103851838 gene encoding putative 4-hydroxy-4-methyl-2-oxoglutarate aldolase 3 encodes the protein MAAFPTAEACDSNAELIANGDLRALHPIFNIYGQRRCFSGPIVTLKVFEDNVLVRNQLETKGEGRVLVIDGGGSKRCALVGGNLGQLAQNNGWAGIVVNGCVRDVDEINDCDVGVRALGSNPLKSTKKGHGEKNVPVYIGGTLIRDGEWLYADSDGILISKTELSV